The following proteins come from a genomic window of Alphaproteobacteria bacterium:
- a CDS encoding YqgE/AlgH family protein: MLAINNKILISTPRYSQKQNFVILIHKHDSFGSLGLSLNCTLPHDFLLNLVDSLDIPYFDPNLNTQAHYGGTHDLNQGTILHSSDYKTPSSIQISQDLHLTNSLSLLRKIAKNEGPKKSMIILGHTKFDAGQIEDELYENKWLVMEPSAELVFTDKIWDSALSLKGLKPESQIHNFTGHA; the protein is encoded by the coding sequence ATGCTGGCTATTAACAATAAAATCCTTATTTCCACACCGCGTTACTCTCAAAAACAAAACTTTGTTATTTTGATTCACAAACATGATTCATTTGGTTCATTGGGGTTAAGTTTAAACTGCACACTTCCGCATGATTTCTTGCTTAACTTGGTGGATTCTCTTGATATTCCTTATTTTGACCCAAATCTTAACACTCAAGCCCATTACGGTGGTACGCATGATTTAAATCAAGGCACAATACTACATAGTAGCGACTATAAGACACCCTCATCCATCCAAATCTCTCAAGATTTGCATCTCACAAATAGCCTCTCACTTTTGAGAAAAATCGCCAAAAATGAAGGACCAAAAAAATCTATGATTATACTGGGTCACACAAAATTTGATGCAGGGCAAATTGAAGATGAGTTATATGAAAACAAATGGCTCGTGATGGAGCCAAGTGCCGAACTTGTATTCACCGATAAAATATGGGATAGTGCGTTGAGTTTGAAGGGCTTAAAACCTGAAAGTCAGATTCATAATTTTACGGGACATGCGTAA
- a CDS encoding site-2 protease family protein gives MTIILFLSLIVFVHELGHFLAARFFGVQVNIFSIGFGPKLFSIKDKKKTVWQVCAVPLGGYVQMPMNQLFGLKKSVISLAGPFMNFIFSFMLFFAVIFANGFPTIKPIVRDVMPGSMAQKYDIRTQDEIVSINGKSVEEIQNVLKQSKQVELKIKRGQDELIKQIEMTQDKLGVIFETTVQKIGFIASAKKSFMSVALICSKMFWSLFSWASFKDVGSVISVFSISKTQYEHGIYAFLSFIAFLSVNLGFINLLPIPVLDGGYVCIGFYEMVTRKRLNKNLHDRIMVIGFLLLLLLMTVSIFNDIFRR, from the coding sequence TTGACCATTATTCTTTTTCTGAGTTTGATCGTGTTTGTTCATGAGTTAGGGCATTTTCTTGCTGCACGTTTTTTTGGTGTGCAAGTGAATATATTTTCTATAGGGTTTGGACCTAAACTTTTTTCGATTAAAGACAAAAAGAAAACAGTTTGGCAAGTGTGCGCTGTCCCTTTGGGTGGTTACGTGCAGATGCCAATGAATCAACTTTTTGGATTGAAAAAATCTGTTATCTCTTTAGCTGGACCGTTTATGAATTTTATTTTTTCATTTATGTTATTTTTTGCGGTAATTTTTGCTAATGGATTTCCAACAATTAAACCAATAGTTCGAGATGTTATGCCAGGTTCTATGGCGCAAAAATACGATATTCGCACGCAAGATGAGATTGTATCTATAAACGGAAAATCTGTGGAAGAAATTCAGAATGTGTTAAAGCAATCAAAACAAGTAGAGCTGAAAATTAAACGCGGTCAAGATGAATTAATTAAACAAATTGAAATGACGCAAGATAAACTAGGAGTTATTTTTGAGACAACAGTTCAAAAAATTGGATTCATAGCATCTGCAAAAAAATCCTTTATGTCAGTTGCGCTGATATGTTCTAAAATGTTCTGGAGTTTATTTTCATGGGCAAGTTTCAAGGATGTTGGAAGTGTAATTTCCGTATTTTCTATTTCAAAGACTCAATATGAGCATGGAATATATGCATTTTTGAGTTTTATTGCATTCTTGTCGGTAAATCTTGGGTTTATAAATTTGTTGCCAATTCCCGTATTGGACGGAGGGTACGTCTGTATAGGGTTTTATGAGATGGTTACGCGCAAGAGGTTAAATAAAAATCTTCATGACAGAATAATGGTCATAGGATTTTTATTATTGTTGTTGCTTATGACAGTGTCTATTTTTAATGATATTTTTAGGAGATAG
- the hfq gene encoding RNA chaperone Hfq, which yields MTSQPQAIKKEGLRVDLSCQDSFLLSMKDKCVTVFLINGVKLKGNVAEYDDVSLLLSRDDSVQLIYKNAISTMMPYVERV from the coding sequence ATGACTTCACAACCACAAGCAATAAAGAAAGAGGGTTTAAGGGTAGATTTGAGCTGTCAGGATAGCTTTTTGCTTTCTATGAAAGATAAGTGTGTGACAGTTTTCTTGATTAACGGAGTTAAACTTAAGGGGAATGTGGCAGAATATGACGATGTTTCTCTTTTATTGTCACGAGATGATAGTGTTCAGTTAATTTATAAGAATGCAATTTCAACTATGATGCCATACGTAGAGCGCGTTTAA
- the yidC gene encoding membrane protein insertase YidC → MRSENRNIITALMLSILVYLGFNAFFKPSKLDEKAQAHKVEQVESVKTLELERDKALKLSKRASFETSDYQGSIDTNTGLLDDLTLKSYKETTDKDSESVKLLNPMDAKGAFYIEFAPQELDSASKLIPDFKLLSKSKNKVILLGQNDSYAIKRTYTFDQNYRIRVKDEVTNKTITAKKLRGYSGIFRLGEPKTENANILHEGVIGVVGDSLEELTYKSLAKTKRFSKETNNGWLGFTDKYFMTTFLMKDKASVTAEKMENGYNAKVYSSVYIAQPKETISIQYDVFSGPKELKLLERIQTEEGIKKFDLAVDFGWFYFLTKPTLKLLTWLNEMFSSFALALIVITILLKLIAFPMSVKAYRSMKGMKNLQPKIEAIKAKFVGDKVREHQEMMMLYQREGIRPTAGCLPILLQAPIFFVLYKVLYITIEMRHAPFWGWVHDLSAPDSLYVANLFGLLNFSVPYFLQIGLWPLLMGVSMYMQQKSAPVSDPAQERAMLMMPVMFVFLFSGFPAGLVIYWTLSNILTVFQQTVITKYFD, encoded by the coding sequence ATGAGAAGTGAAAACAGAAATATTATTACAGCTCTTATGCTATCTATTCTTGTTTATTTAGGGTTTAATGCTTTTTTTAAGCCAAGCAAGCTTGATGAAAAAGCGCAAGCACATAAAGTTGAGCAAGTGGAAAGTGTTAAAACATTAGAATTGGAGCGCGACAAAGCGCTTAAGTTATCAAAACGCGCAAGTTTCGAAACCTCAGATTATCAGGGGTCAATTGATACAAATACGGGGTTACTTGATGATTTGACTTTAAAATCATATAAAGAAACAACAGATAAAGATAGTGAGAGTGTTAAGCTCTTAAATCCTATGGATGCTAAGGGTGCATTTTATATTGAGTTTGCACCGCAAGAACTGGACAGTGCATCAAAATTAATACCTGACTTTAAGTTGCTTTCAAAAAGCAAAAATAAAGTTATTTTGTTGGGGCAAAATGATTCTTATGCGATTAAAAGAACTTATACTTTTGATCAAAACTATCGCATTCGGGTTAAAGATGAAGTAACAAATAAAACAATCACAGCAAAAAAGCTGCGAGGGTACAGTGGTATTTTTAGATTGGGTGAGCCAAAAACAGAAAATGCGAATATTTTGCACGAAGGTGTTATTGGTGTTGTTGGTGATAGCCTGGAGGAATTAACTTATAAATCTTTAGCAAAAACAAAGCGCTTTTCAAAAGAAACAAACAATGGGTGGCTTGGCTTTACAGATAAATACTTCATGACCACTTTTTTGATGAAAGACAAAGCATCCGTCACGGCGGAGAAGATGGAAAATGGATACAATGCTAAAGTTTACTCTTCTGTTTATATTGCGCAACCCAAAGAAACTATCTCTATTCAATATGATGTATTCTCAGGACCTAAAGAGCTGAAATTGCTGGAGCGTATTCAAACTGAAGAGGGTATTAAAAAGTTTGATCTAGCTGTTGATTTTGGTTGGTTTTACTTTTTAACTAAGCCGACGCTCAAGTTATTAACTTGGCTGAATGAAATGTTTTCAAGCTTTGCATTGGCATTGATCGTAATTACAATTTTACTAAAATTAATTGCGTTTCCTATGAGTGTGAAAGCGTATCGCTCTATGAAAGGTATGAAGAATTTACAACCTAAAATAGAAGCTATTAAAGCCAAATTTGTGGGCGATAAAGTGCGCGAACATCAAGAGATGATGATGCTTTATCAAAGAGAAGGTATTCGACCTACGGCAGGATGTTTGCCAATATTATTACAAGCGCCTATATTCTTTGTTTTATATAAGGTTTTATACATTACAATCGAGATGCGTCATGCGCCATTTTGGGGATGGGTTCATGATTTATCTGCTCCAGACTCTCTTTATGTTGCAAATCTTTTTGGTTTGTTAAATTTTAGCGTTCCGTATTTCTTGCAAATTGGTTTATGGCCACTTTTGATGGGTGTCTCTATGTATATGCAGCAAAAATCAGCTCCTGTCTCTGACCCAGCACAAGAAAGAGCTATGTTAATGATGCCAGTAATGTTTGTATTTCTGTTCTCTGGCTTTCCTGCGGGGCTTGTGATTTATTGGACATTGAGCAATATTTTAACAGTGTTTCAACAAACTGTTATTACAAAGTATTTTGATTAA
- the bamA gene encoding outer membrane protein assembly factor BamA → MLFLFLCAKPTYQINIQGNKRIEKEVIKSYIPEDDFSDADVLNKTLKRLYATDYFKDVKLEFKGGVLTVEVEEQPVINKVIFEGNKKVSADTLKQQIGIAAGQSFSEFKTLGETSQKLEAAYRTMGLMNTKVIVKTEFPKKTQDGSEDKSRIDVIFKVIEGQPAFIKSVSFLGNAAFNNSELLTKIDSKIYSGFKFWTHNHFFFQERLEQDYLKLQEFYQNNGYPDVRVTSYSGELKFDKTGFDLVFSIKEGQYYTFGDIEIDYQHPQKVDMKKLKEFLPAKLGAKFNLGLLKEMEDLIADYLESKHISTVDVRVEPNKKGTQVDLKITIKKIPMIKVRFIHVKGNRRTHERVILDHLSLKEGSFFSRHKLRQSEYNLLYKLGFFEKVKVTPREVRKNIYDIEVNVEEGKTGSTSVNLSYSTYDSWGGNFQFLERNIGGTGNAVQGAIAFTTKNFQANFGFANPRLFNVPDLSGGLGFNGDFSTQWHDRTTGQLSISGNMSYQLSKHFSQGIECKVGVDTMNINPGFKNIKDWIMSKVSSSKSIFHSFVLKDAKENQVNLGLGAADTLDFDFANERESSAKLKGNEGEARNNIDRTPEVDGMSGRQRTNILLNGMEREPQTTLTANNENPQTFSIRSIDEDLTDEKILSLRKHVYQEQLKKELWKDDVGTRWFVNLIHSLSFYPLSHNPNRKFSFSMSMHNSLFLGGLHYMKNDFSARYVLYLPKYITFKATGNLGIISSFGDSKKMRMHDCMALSGHHVHGFGQWGIGPRDKWTREALHGKKYYFGGGELKIPLFPTSDIGANVGGYVNFGNVWDSKFDKNIGTNYERVLDEGVNRIRTSVGCFLSLRVPNFPIRFDWAKAISYEKHDIREVFMVGIDM, encoded by the coding sequence ATGTTGTTTTTATTTTTATGCGCAAAACCAACCTATCAAATTAATATTCAAGGGAATAAAAGAATAGAAAAGGAAGTTATAAAAAGCTACATTCCTGAGGATGATTTTTCTGATGCGGATGTTTTAAACAAAACCTTAAAGAGATTATATGCCACGGATTATTTTAAGGATGTAAAGTTAGAATTTAAAGGTGGTGTATTAACTGTTGAGGTTGAAGAGCAGCCTGTTATTAACAAAGTTATTTTTGAGGGTAATAAGAAAGTTTCTGCAGATACATTAAAGCAGCAGATTGGAATTGCTGCAGGGCAATCATTTTCTGAGTTTAAGACATTAGGTGAAACATCTCAAAAACTTGAAGCAGCCTACAGGACAATGGGGCTTATGAATACCAAGGTTATTGTCAAAACAGAGTTTCCTAAGAAAACTCAAGACGGAAGTGAGGATAAAAGTCGCATTGATGTTATTTTTAAGGTTATAGAAGGGCAGCCAGCTTTTATTAAGAGCGTCAGTTTTCTTGGAAACGCGGCGTTTAATAATTCTGAACTTTTAACTAAGATTGATTCCAAAATTTATTCAGGTTTTAAATTTTGGACTCATAATCATTTCTTTTTTCAAGAGCGATTAGAGCAGGATTATTTGAAGCTTCAGGAATTTTATCAAAATAATGGATATCCAGATGTGAGGGTGACTTCTTATTCAGGTGAATTGAAGTTTGATAAAACAGGATTTGATTTGGTGTTTTCGATTAAGGAGGGGCAATACTATACATTTGGGGATATTGAGATTGATTATCAACATCCACAGAAAGTTGATATGAAAAAACTCAAGGAGTTTCTACCTGCTAAATTAGGAGCAAAGTTTAATTTAGGCCTTTTGAAAGAAATGGAAGATCTGATAGCAGATTATTTGGAGAGCAAACATATTTCAACAGTTGATGTAAGGGTGGAGCCTAACAAAAAAGGCACGCAGGTTGACCTTAAAATTACGATTAAGAAAATTCCTATGATAAAGGTGCGTTTTATTCATGTTAAGGGCAACAGAAGAACTCATGAAAGAGTAATTTTAGATCATCTATCTCTTAAAGAGGGTAGTTTTTTTAGTCGCCATAAATTAAGACAAAGTGAGTATAACCTTCTTTATAAATTAGGTTTTTTTGAAAAAGTAAAAGTAACACCCCGAGAGGTTAGAAAAAATATATATGATATTGAAGTAAATGTGGAAGAGGGCAAAACAGGTTCAACCTCTGTGAACCTCTCTTATTCAACATATGATAGCTGGGGAGGTAATTTTCAGTTTCTTGAGCGTAATATAGGTGGTACAGGAAATGCGGTCCAAGGTGCGATTGCATTCACAACAAAGAATTTTCAAGCTAATTTTGGGTTTGCAAATCCCAGATTATTTAATGTTCCCGATCTAAGTGGAGGGTTGGGATTTAATGGAGATTTTTCAACGCAATGGCATGATAGAACAACTGGGCAATTAAGCATTTCAGGAAATATGAGCTATCAGCTGAGCAAGCATTTTTCTCAAGGAATTGAGTGTAAGGTTGGTGTTGACACTATGAATATTAACCCTGGATTTAAGAATATCAAAGATTGGATTATGTCTAAAGTCTCAAGTAGCAAGAGTATCTTCCATTCCTTTGTGCTCAAGGATGCTAAAGAAAATCAAGTTAACTTAGGCTTGGGAGCTGCTGATACCCTTGATTTTGATTTTGCTAACGAAAGGGAGAGTAGCGCGAAGCTTAAAGGAAATGAAGGGGAGGCGAGAAACAATATTGATAGAACTCCTGAAGTCGACGGCATGTCTGGGAGGCAGAGAACAAATATACTGTTGAATGGAATGGAACGTGAACCTCAGACAACTTTAACTGCAAATAATGAAAATCCACAAACGTTTTCTATTCGATCTATCGATGAAGATCTGACTGATGAGAAAATTCTTTCTTTAAGGAAACATGTTTACCAAGAACAATTAAAAAAAGAGTTATGGAAAGATGATGTGGGCACAAGATGGTTTGTGAATTTAATACATTCTTTGTCCTTTTATCCGTTATCTCATAACCCGAACCGTAAATTTTCTTTTAGCATGAGTATGCATAACTCACTATTTTTGGGTGGCCTACACTACATGAAAAATGATTTTAGTGCTAGATATGTTCTGTATCTTCCAAAATATATTACATTTAAAGCTACAGGAAATTTAGGAATTATAAGTTCATTTGGTGATTCAAAGAAAATGAGAATGCATGACTGCATGGCGCTGTCTGGTCATCACGTCCACGGTTTTGGACAATGGGGTATTGGGCCAAGAGATAAATGGACAAGGGAAGCTTTACATGGCAAAAAATATTATTTTGGAGGTGGAGAATTAAAAATTCCACTATTCCCAACAAGTGATATCGGTGCGAATGTTGGAGGTTATGTTAACTTCGGTAATGTCTGGGATTCTAAATTTGATAAGAATATAGGAACAAACTATGAAAGAGTTTTAGATGAAGGCGTTAACAGAATTAGAACTTCGGTTGGCTGTTTCTTAAGTTTGCGCGTGCCAAATTTCCCTATTAGGTTTGATTGGGCAAAGGCAATTTCTTATGAAAAGCACGATATTAGAGAAGTCTTCATGGTTGGAATTGATATGTGA
- the alaS gene encoding alanine--tRNA ligase, protein MSVREEFLDFFKFKGHKILPSSRLIPVNDPTLLFTNAGMVQFKDIFMGREETQYSRVTTSQKCLRAGGKHNDLENVGHTARHHTFFEMLGNFSFGDYFKEEAISYAYEFVTKNLELPKDRLIITVYAEDEEAYQLWKKIGGFSDDRIIRISTNDNFWSMGDLGPCGPCTEIFYDYGESIPGGPPGSKDEDGDRFTEIWNVVFMQYEQTEEGRILLPKPSIDAGMGLERVTSVVEGKCNNYDTSLFQDIIRTSNDLVKSDYVFGHRVAADHIRAATFLICDGVMPANEGRGYVLRRIMRRAIRYLYQMGAKEPMFHRLVKPVVETMKVAYPELVEKQAVIEGIIKLEEERFYTTLEKGLAILEAERQKGKVLSGEVAFKLYDTYGFPLDLTQDILKSSDQIVDTKGYEHHMQEQKLRSRAAWTGDKEHYRQKVWFELAEEIGKTEFVGFDHHICEGVVLEIKDDYVITNQTPFYAEAGGQLGDHGIIENDQAVFEVSDTVKVAGLHLHKGQFKKGAFQKGDTVALKIDTVRRQKLANNHSATHLLHYALRQVLGEHVMQKGSLVASDRLRFDFSHPKGLSKKEVQAVETLANQLIQRADSAQVEFLTQDEAKEKGAIAFFEEKYGDIVRVVSMGPSMEFCGGTHVKNTGQIGVLKIVSESSIGSGIRRMEAITGQDVLLAYDQLLETIDQKNKEHIALSKQSEKTISQLNVKLLDIEEGFMQNGRMVYYVHVDGIALKDLRAAATNNMQKIKSGVVACSTIIDGKVGCVVGVKNLDENANDLAQKLAKLLDGSGGGNKDIAQVGGVNLENAKLIRATL, encoded by the coding sequence ATGAGTGTTAGAGAAGAATTTTTGGATTTTTTTAAATTTAAGGGGCATAAAATCCTACCTTCAAGTCGTTTGATACCAGTCAATGATCCAACCTTATTATTCACCAACGCAGGAATGGTTCAATTCAAAGATATTTTTATGGGGCGTGAAGAAACTCAATATAGTCGTGTTACCACTTCTCAAAAATGTTTGCGCGCAGGCGGGAAGCATAACGATCTTGAAAATGTAGGTCATACGGCAAGACATCATACTTTCTTTGAAATGTTGGGAAATTTTTCATTTGGTGATTATTTTAAAGAAGAAGCAATTTCATACGCATATGAATTTGTAACAAAAAATTTAGAATTACCTAAAGACAGGCTTATTATAACGGTTTATGCAGAAGATGAGGAAGCATATCAGTTATGGAAAAAAATTGGTGGATTTTCAGACGATAGGATTATCAGAATCTCAACTAACGACAATTTCTGGAGTATGGGTGATCTAGGGCCATGCGGCCCATGCACAGAAATTTTTTATGACTATGGTGAATCTATCCCAGGCGGCCCTCCAGGATCAAAAGATGAAGACGGTGATCGTTTTACGGAAATTTGGAATGTTGTGTTTATGCAATATGAGCAGACAGAAGAAGGACGTATATTACTGCCCAAACCATCTATTGATGCGGGTATGGGGTTAGAGCGCGTGACATCTGTTGTTGAAGGTAAGTGCAATAACTATGATACGAGTTTATTCCAAGATATTATCCGTACCTCAAACGATCTTGTAAAAAGTGATTATGTTTTTGGGCATCGTGTTGCTGCAGATCATATAAGAGCGGCGACATTTTTGATTTGTGATGGTGTTATGCCAGCCAATGAAGGGCGTGGTTATGTATTAAGACGTATTATGCGTCGTGCAATACGCTATTTATATCAAATGGGCGCAAAAGAACCCATGTTTCATAGGTTAGTTAAGCCTGTTGTAGAAACAATGAAGGTTGCATATCCTGAGCTTGTCGAAAAACAGGCGGTTATTGAGGGTATTATTAAGCTTGAGGAAGAGCGTTTTTATACGACGTTAGAAAAAGGTTTAGCAATTCTTGAAGCAGAGAGACAAAAAGGAAAAGTATTATCGGGAGAAGTGGCGTTTAAACTGTATGACACCTATGGATTTCCGTTGGATCTGACGCAAGATATCTTAAAAAGCTCTGATCAAATAGTTGATACTAAAGGGTATGAGCACCATATGCAAGAGCAGAAATTGAGATCCAGGGCCGCTTGGACAGGAGATAAAGAGCATTATCGTCAAAAAGTGTGGTTTGAGCTGGCTGAAGAGATTGGAAAAACAGAGTTTGTTGGGTTTGATCACCATATTTGTGAAGGTGTGGTATTGGAAATTAAAGATGATTATGTAATTACAAATCAAACCCCATTTTATGCGGAAGCGGGTGGTCAGTTAGGTGATCATGGGATAATTGAAAACGATCAAGCTGTGTTTGAGGTGAGTGATACTGTAAAAGTTGCTGGATTGCATTTGCATAAAGGTCAGTTCAAAAAAGGCGCATTTCAAAAAGGCGATACAGTTGCATTAAAAATTGATACCGTAAGACGTCAAAAGTTAGCCAATAATCACTCTGCAACGCATTTATTGCACTATGCCTTGAGGCAAGTTCTAGGCGAGCACGTGATGCAAAAAGGTTCTCTTGTTGCCTCGGATCGTCTGCGCTTTGATTTTAGTCATCCAAAAGGGTTGTCAAAGAAGGAAGTGCAGGCTGTGGAAACGCTTGCAAACCAACTTATTCAAAGAGCAGATTCTGCCCAGGTTGAATTTTTGACTCAGGATGAAGCAAAAGAAAAAGGCGCAATTGCATTTTTCGAAGAAAAATATGGTGATATCGTTCGTGTGGTTTCCATGGGGCCTTCCATGGAGTTTTGTGGCGGAACGCACGTTAAGAATACAGGACAAATCGGTGTGTTGAAAATTGTGTCTGAGTCAAGTATTGGTAGTGGTATTCGCAGAATGGAAGCGATTACAGGACAGGATGTATTGTTAGCTTATGATCAACTCTTAGAAACAATTGATCAGAAAAATAAGGAGCATATTGCTCTAAGCAAACAATCTGAAAAAACCATTTCTCAGTTGAATGTGAAATTGCTAGATATTGAGGAAGGATTTATGCAAAATGGCCGGATGGTTTATTATGTGCATGTTGACGGTATAGCCTTAAAAGATTTGCGCGCTGCTGCAACAAACAATATGCAGAAAATCAAATCAGGAGTTGTGGCGTGTTCAACGATTATAGACGGAAAAGTTGGGTGTGTCGTTGGTGTGAAGAATCTTGATGAAAATGCAAATGATTTGGCTCAAAAGCTGGCAAAGCTCCTAGATGGAAGCGGTGGCGGAAATAAAGATATAGCCCAAGTAGGGGGCGTAAATCTTGAGAATGCGAAACTGATAAGAGCAACTTTATAG
- a CDS encoding BamA/TamA family outer membrane protein yields MISSFFYQIQLDTDISPGSEVLERYQHYSELFKSNKVSSATSLKNRFEKDKDILKKILAAYGYFDATIQHAISSKTKDFFSLSIYLKFNQRFKIRHVYFSGLTQEEEVKVQKRIYTKENNYFSENDLLKSIEVLEEYFKNHGYPFAVSFRPKLSLNFEEKTVDIYIHVDKSIKKYFHSVKVQNLKYLKEDFVRGYFSWEKGDLYQNRLTEQTKRKLINSDLVSYVSIKNELNQGEDLLTYLKVHEAPRKVFVGEVGWQKNVGDGSYGELLGRLSWKHKNLFGRGEALNLGGDLTYDVTKEIPKFKSLQAKTKIPHAFHIPSLSLIGELSYTDEDLTAYKGSRYIFSGGFVKNITDFLSYELQLLFEIAKTEKEIATSFDNGKFTNDLEKFDATLMTFPMELVWDKTDDLLDPTKGFKAQLFFEPTFLLKGKSEKIMDNAFLSAQMTLTHLMSLYKQQDKRVVFHNQFGLGNIFGAVRDEIMPHRRFYLGGVRTLRAYAQKSVGAIDMRGKPYGGISFGMWLPELRFKYQEWGINLHHGIGFVSGVDLWDTKDRKFFNGSGISFVYYSKIVPVQIGMAFPWERREFLSAKGEKVEDSRLQIYVNIGQI; encoded by the coding sequence GTGATATCGTCTTTTTTTTACCAAATTCAACTTGATACGGATATTTCTCCTGGTTCTGAAGTTTTGGAAAGGTATCAGCATTATTCTGAGCTTTTTAAAAGCAACAAAGTTTCCTCTGCTACATCTTTAAAAAATCGCTTCGAAAAAGATAAAGACATTTTAAAGAAAATTTTGGCAGCTTATGGTTACTTTGATGCTACAATCCAGCATGCTATTTCTAGCAAAACTAAAGATTTTTTCAGTTTAAGTATCTATCTGAAATTTAATCAAAGGTTCAAAATCAGACATGTTTATTTCTCCGGGTTAACTCAAGAGGAGGAGGTTAAAGTTCAAAAGCGAATTTACACCAAGGAAAATAACTATTTCTCTGAAAATGATTTATTAAAAAGCATAGAGGTGCTTGAAGAGTATTTTAAGAACCACGGATATCCTTTTGCTGTCTCTTTTCGGCCAAAGCTTTCTCTAAACTTTGAAGAAAAAACTGTTGATATCTATATACATGTAGATAAAAGTATCAAAAAATATTTTCACTCTGTAAAAGTTCAAAATTTAAAATACTTAAAAGAAGATTTTGTGCGAGGTTATTTTTCATGGGAAAAAGGTGATCTTTATCAAAATAGACTTACAGAACAAACAAAAAGGAAATTAATAAATTCTGATTTAGTGAGCTATGTGAGTATTAAAAATGAGCTCAATCAAGGTGAGGACTTGCTGACATATCTTAAAGTGCATGAAGCGCCGCGTAAAGTTTTTGTGGGCGAAGTTGGTTGGCAAAAAAATGTAGGGGACGGATCTTATGGTGAATTGTTAGGAAGATTGTCGTGGAAGCATAAAAATTTGTTCGGTCGAGGGGAGGCTTTAAATTTAGGAGGTGATCTGACTTACGATGTGACGAAAGAAATTCCGAAATTCAAATCCTTGCAAGCCAAGACAAAAATTCCGCATGCGTTTCATATCCCCTCTTTAAGTTTGATTGGAGAGTTAAGTTATACAGATGAGGATTTGACCGCCTACAAGGGCTCTAGATATATTTTCAGTGGAGGTTTTGTAAAGAATATTACGGATTTTTTAAGTTATGAGCTGCAGTTATTATTTGAAATAGCAAAGACTGAAAAAGAGATTGCGACGTCTTTTGATAATGGGAAGTTTACGAACGATCTGGAAAAATTTGATGCTACGCTTATGACATTTCCGATGGAGTTAGTTTGGGATAAGACAGATGATTTACTTGACCCTACAAAAGGCTTCAAAGCTCAACTGTTTTTTGAACCCACTTTCCTATTAAAAGGCAAGAGTGAGAAAATTATGGACAATGCTTTTTTGTCTGCGCAGATGACCCTAACGCATTTAATGTCGCTTTATAAACAGCAAGACAAACGCGTGGTTTTTCACAATCAATTCGGGCTAGGTAATATTTTCGGCGCTGTGCGTGATGAAATTATGCCGCATAGGCGTTTTTATCTAGGTGGTGTTAGAACCTTGCGTGCTTACGCGCAAAAAAGCGTAGGCGCCATTGATATGCGAGGTAAGCCATATGGCGGAATTTCTTTTGGGATGTGGTTACCAGAACTGCGTTTTAAATATCAAGAGTGGGGTATAAATTTGCACCATGGGATAGGCTTTGTTTCAGGTGTAGATTTATGGGATACGAAAGACAGAAAGTTTTTTAATGGCTCAGGTATTTCTTTTGTATATTATTCGAAAATTGTTCCTGTTCAAATAGGTATGGCATTTCCTTGGGAAAGGCGAGAGTTTTTGAGCGCAAAAGGGGAAAAGGTTGAAGATTCTCGCTTGCAGATTTACGTTAATATTGGTCAGATTTAA
- a CDS encoding CCA tRNA nucleotidyltransferase, translating to MHFLEKLFETFEAYYVGGYVRDLIRGYESLDIDIAVDASLKDFLPFVKKYNPYIMTKYENCSFSYEGRKYSISRMRKDIMCDGRQAKIQPVHTIEEDALRRDFTINAIYMKFNGEFCDPVGGIQDLKDKKVQFIGEPEKRIKEDQLRMLRYFRFCALLEVMPADDIVRICEKYYPIETVSKERIKEEYIRLLKLKPSHTFLDMIEKFYNVKQKDR from the coding sequence ATGCACTTCCTAGAAAAACTTTTCGAAACATTTGAAGCGTATTATGTTGGCGGTTATGTTAGAGATTTAATTCGTGGGTATGAAAGCTTAGACATTGATATTGCTGTAGATGCCTCATTAAAGGATTTCTTACCTTTTGTAAAAAAATATAACCCTTACATAATGACAAAATACGAAAATTGCTCATTTAGCTATGAAGGTAGAAAGTATTCTATTTCTCGGATGCGTAAAGATATTATGTGCGATGGTCGGCAGGCAAAAATTCAACCCGTTCATACAATAGAAGAAGATGCTTTAAGGCGGGATTTTACTATTAATGCGATCTATATGAAATTCAATGGTGAATTTTGTGATCCTGTGGGTGGGATCCAAGATCTAAAAGATAAAAAAGTTCAATTTATTGGAGAGCCTGAGAAGCGGATCAAAGAGGATCAGCTACGTATGCTGAGATATTTTCGCTTTTGCGCATTGTTGGAGGTTATGCCTGCAGATGATATAGTCAGGATTTGCGAAAAATATTATCCTATTGAAACAGTTTCAAAAGAACGTATTAAAGAGGAATATATACGCTTACTTAAATTGAAACCAAGTCACACATTTCTTGATATGATAGAAAAGTTCTACAATGTAAAACAAAAAGACCGTTAG